The Symphalangus syndactylus isolate Jambi chromosome 23, NHGRI_mSymSyn1-v2.1_pri, whole genome shotgun sequence genome has a window encoding:
- the MOCS1 gene encoding molybdenum cofactor biosynthesis protein 1 isoform X1, translating into MAARPLSRMLRRLLRSSARSCSSGAPVTQPRPGESARAASEELSRRRQFLREHAAPFSAFLTDTFGRQHSYLRISLTEKCNLRCQYCMPEEGVLLTPKANLLTTEEILTLAQLFVKEGVDKIRLTGGEPLIRPDVVDIVAQLQRLEGLRTIGVTTNGINLARLLPQLQKAGLSAINISLDTLVPAKFEFIVRRKGFHKVMEGIHKAIELGYNPVKVNCVVMRGLNEDELLDFAALTEGLPLDVRFIEYMPFDGNKWNFKKMVSYKEMLDTVRQQWPELEKLPEEESSTAKAFKIPGFQGQISFITSMSEHFCGTCNRLRITADGNLKVCLFGNSEVSLRDHLRAGASEQELLRIIGAAVGRKKRQHAGMFSISQMKNRPMILIELFLMFHDSPPGNPSISSWDPLHVQGLRPRMSFSSQMATLWKGYRVPQTPPLAQQRLGSGSFQRHYTSHADSDANSKCLSPGSWAPAAPSGPQLTSEQLTHVNSEGRAAMVDVGRKPDTERVAVASAVVLLGPVAFKLVQQNQLKKGDALVVAQLAGVQAAKVTSQLIPLCHHVALSHIQVQLELDSTHHAVKIQASCRARGPTGVEMEALTSAAVAALTLYDMCKAVSRDIVLEEIKLISKTGGQRGDFHRA; encoded by the exons GAGCTGTCCAGGCGGAGGCAGTTCCTGAGGGAGCATGCGGCCCCCTTCTCCGCCTTCCTCACAGACACCTTCGGCCGGCAGCACAGCTACCTGCGGATCTCACTCACGGAGAAGTGCAACCTCAGAT GTCAGTATTGCATGCCTGAGGAGGGCGTCCTGCTGACCCCCAAAGCCAACCTGCTGACCACAGAGGAGATCCTGACCCTCGCCCAGCTCTTTGTGAAGGAAGGCGTCGACAAGATCCGGCTCACAGGTGGAGAGCCGCTCATCCGGCCAGACGTGGTGGACATTGTGG CCCAGCTCCAGCGGCTGGAAGGGCTGAGGACCATAGGTGTTACCACCAACGGCATCAACCTGGCCCGGCTGCTGCCCCAGCTTCAGAAGGCTGGTCTCAGTGCCATCAACATCAGCCTGGACACCCTGGTGCCTGCCAAGTTTGAGTTCATCGTCCGCAGGAAAG GCTTCCACAAGGTCATGGAGGGCATCCACAAGGCCATCGAGCTGGGCTACAACCCTGTGAAG GTGAACTGTGTGGTGATGCGAGGCCTTAACGAGGATGAACTCCTGGACTTTGCGGCCTTGACCGAGGGCCTCCCCCTGGACGTGCGCTTCATAGAGTACATGCCCTTTGATG GCAACAAGTGGAACTTCAAGAAGATGGTCAGCTATAAGGAGATGCTAGACACTGTCCGGCAGCAGTGGCCTGAGCTGGAGAAGCTGCCAGAGGAGGAATCCAGCACAGCCAAG GCCTTTAAAATCCCTGGCTTCCAAGGCCAGATCAGCTTCATCACATCCATGTCTGAGCATTTCTGTGGGACCTGCAACCGCCTGCGAATCACAGCTGATGGGAACCTCAAG GTCTGCCTCTTTGGAAACTCTGAGGTATCCCTGCGGGATCACCTGCGAGCTGGGGCCTCCGAGCAGGAGCTGCTGAGAATCATTGGGGCTGCCGTGGGCAGGAAGAAGCGGCAGCATGCAG GCATGTTCAGTATTTCCCAGATGAAGAACCGGCCCATGATCCTCATCG AGTTATTTTTGATGTTCCACGATTCCCCACCAGGCAATCCAAGCATTTCCTCCTGGGACCCCCTCCATGTTCAGGGTCTAAGACCCAGAATGAGTTTCTCCAGCCAGATGGCCACTTTATGGAAAGGATACAGAGTCCCCCAGACCCCTCCTCTAGCTCAGCAGCGGCTGGGGTCTGGCTCCTTTCAGAGACACTACACTTCCCATGCAGACTCAGATGCCAACTCAAAGTGCCTTAGCCCAGGTTCCTGGGCTCCTGCTGCCCCCTCAGGACCCCAGCTAACCTCAGAACAACTAACTCATGTGAACTCGGAAGGACGGGCAGCTATGGTAGATGTGGGcaggaagccagacacagagcGGGTGGCTGTGGCTTCAGCCGTGGTCCTCCTGGGACCCGTAGCCTTCAAGCTTGTCCAGCAGAACCAGCTCAAGAAAGGAGATGCCCTGGTGGTGGCCCAGCTGGCTGGAGTCCAGGCAGCCAAGGTGACCAGCCAGCTGATCCCTCTGTGCCACCACGTGGCCCTGAGCCACATCCAGGTGCAGCTGGAGCTGGACAGCACGCACCATGCCGTGAAGATCCAGGCATCTTGCCGGGCTCGGGGCCCCACCGGGGTGGAGATGGAGGCCCTGACCTCTGCTGCAGTGGCCGCCCTCACCCTGTATGACATGTGCAAGGCTGTCAGCAGGGACATCGTGTTGGAGGAGATCAAGCTCATTAGCAAGACTGGCGGTCAGCGCGGGGACTTCCATCGGGCTTAG
- the MOCS1 gene encoding molybdenum cofactor biosynthesis protein 1 isoform X3, protein MPEEGVLLTPKANLLTTEEILTLAQLFVKEGVDKIRLTGGEPLIRPDVVDIVAQLQRLEGLRTIGVTTNGINLARLLPQLQKAGLSAINISLDTLVPAKFEFIVRRKGFHKVMEGIHKAIELGYNPVKVNCVVMRGLNEDELLDFAALTEGLPLDVRFIEYMPFDGNKWNFKKMVSYKEMLDTVRQQWPELEKLPEEESSTAKAFKIPGFQGQISFITSMSEHFCGTCNRLRITADGNLKVCLFGNSEVSLRDHLRAGASEQELLRIIGAAVGRKKRQHAGMFSISQMKNRPMILIELFLMFHDSPPGNPSISSWDPLHVQGLRPRMSFSSQMATLWKGYRVPQTPPLAQQRLGSGSFQRHYTSHADSDANSKCLSPGSWAPAAPSGPQLTSEQLTHVNSEGRAAMVDVGRKPDTERVAVASAVVLLGPVAFKLVQQNQLKKGDALVVAQLAGVQAAKVTSQLIPLCHHVALSHIQVQLELDSTHHAVKIQASCRARGPTGVEMEALTSAAVAALTLYDMCKAVSRDIVLEEIKLISKTGGQRGDFHRA, encoded by the exons ATGCCTGAGGAGGGCGTCCTGCTGACCCCCAAAGCCAACCTGCTGACCACAGAGGAGATCCTGACCCTCGCCCAGCTCTTTGTGAAGGAAGGCGTCGACAAGATCCGGCTCACAGGTGGAGAGCCGCTCATCCGGCCAGACGTGGTGGACATTGTGG CCCAGCTCCAGCGGCTGGAAGGGCTGAGGACCATAGGTGTTACCACCAACGGCATCAACCTGGCCCGGCTGCTGCCCCAGCTTCAGAAGGCTGGTCTCAGTGCCATCAACATCAGCCTGGACACCCTGGTGCCTGCCAAGTTTGAGTTCATCGTCCGCAGGAAAG GCTTCCACAAGGTCATGGAGGGCATCCACAAGGCCATCGAGCTGGGCTACAACCCTGTGAAG GTGAACTGTGTGGTGATGCGAGGCCTTAACGAGGATGAACTCCTGGACTTTGCGGCCTTGACCGAGGGCCTCCCCCTGGACGTGCGCTTCATAGAGTACATGCCCTTTGATG GCAACAAGTGGAACTTCAAGAAGATGGTCAGCTATAAGGAGATGCTAGACACTGTCCGGCAGCAGTGGCCTGAGCTGGAGAAGCTGCCAGAGGAGGAATCCAGCACAGCCAAG GCCTTTAAAATCCCTGGCTTCCAAGGCCAGATCAGCTTCATCACATCCATGTCTGAGCATTTCTGTGGGACCTGCAACCGCCTGCGAATCACAGCTGATGGGAACCTCAAG GTCTGCCTCTTTGGAAACTCTGAGGTATCCCTGCGGGATCACCTGCGAGCTGGGGCCTCCGAGCAGGAGCTGCTGAGAATCATTGGGGCTGCCGTGGGCAGGAAGAAGCGGCAGCATGCAG GCATGTTCAGTATTTCCCAGATGAAGAACCGGCCCATGATCCTCATCG AGTTATTTTTGATGTTCCACGATTCCCCACCAGGCAATCCAAGCATTTCCTCCTGGGACCCCCTCCATGTTCAGGGTCTAAGACCCAGAATGAGTTTCTCCAGCCAGATGGCCACTTTATGGAAAGGATACAGAGTCCCCCAGACCCCTCCTCTAGCTCAGCAGCGGCTGGGGTCTGGCTCCTTTCAGAGACACTACACTTCCCATGCAGACTCAGATGCCAACTCAAAGTGCCTTAGCCCAGGTTCCTGGGCTCCTGCTGCCCCCTCAGGACCCCAGCTAACCTCAGAACAACTAACTCATGTGAACTCGGAAGGACGGGCAGCTATGGTAGATGTGGGcaggaagccagacacagagcGGGTGGCTGTGGCTTCAGCCGTGGTCCTCCTGGGACCCGTAGCCTTCAAGCTTGTCCAGCAGAACCAGCTCAAGAAAGGAGATGCCCTGGTGGTGGCCCAGCTGGCTGGAGTCCAGGCAGCCAAGGTGACCAGCCAGCTGATCCCTCTGTGCCACCACGTGGCCCTGAGCCACATCCAGGTGCAGCTGGAGCTGGACAGCACGCACCATGCCGTGAAGATCCAGGCATCTTGCCGGGCTCGGGGCCCCACCGGGGTGGAGATGGAGGCCCTGACCTCTGCTGCAGTGGCCGCCCTCACCCTGTATGACATGTGCAAGGCTGTCAGCAGGGACATCGTGTTGGAGGAGATCAAGCTCATTAGCAAGACTGGCGGTCAGCGCGGGGACTTCCATCGGGCTTAG
- the MOCS1 gene encoding molybdenum cofactor biosynthesis protein 1 isoform X4, which yields MPEEGVLLTPKANLLTTEEILTLAQLFVKEGVDKIRLTGGEPLIRPDVVDIVAQLQRLEGLRTIGVTTNGINLARLLPQLQKAGLSAINISLDTLVPAKFEFIVRRKGFHKVMEGIHKAIELGYNPVKVNCVVMRGLNEDELLDFAALTEGLPLDVRFIEYMPFDGNKWNFKKMVSYKEMLDTVRQQWPELEKLPEEESSTAKAFKIPGFQGQISFITSMSEHFCGTCNRLRITADGNLKVCLFGNSEVSLRDHLRAGASEQELLRIIGAAVGRKKRQHAELFLMFHDSPPGNPSISSWDPLHVQGLRPRMSFSSQMATLWKGYRVPQTPPLAQQRLGSGSFQRHYTSHADSDANSKCLSPGSWAPAAPSGPQLTSEQLTHVNSEGRAAMVDVGRKPDTERVAVASAVVLLGPVAFKLVQQNQLKKGDALVVAQLAGVQAAKVTSQLIPLCHHVALSHIQVQLELDSTHHAVKIQASCRARGPTGVEMEALTSAAVAALTLYDMCKAVSRDIVLEEIKLISKTGGQRGDFHRA from the exons ATGCCTGAGGAGGGCGTCCTGCTGACCCCCAAAGCCAACCTGCTGACCACAGAGGAGATCCTGACCCTCGCCCAGCTCTTTGTGAAGGAAGGCGTCGACAAGATCCGGCTCACAGGTGGAGAGCCGCTCATCCGGCCAGACGTGGTGGACATTGTGG CCCAGCTCCAGCGGCTGGAAGGGCTGAGGACCATAGGTGTTACCACCAACGGCATCAACCTGGCCCGGCTGCTGCCCCAGCTTCAGAAGGCTGGTCTCAGTGCCATCAACATCAGCCTGGACACCCTGGTGCCTGCCAAGTTTGAGTTCATCGTCCGCAGGAAAG GCTTCCACAAGGTCATGGAGGGCATCCACAAGGCCATCGAGCTGGGCTACAACCCTGTGAAG GTGAACTGTGTGGTGATGCGAGGCCTTAACGAGGATGAACTCCTGGACTTTGCGGCCTTGACCGAGGGCCTCCCCCTGGACGTGCGCTTCATAGAGTACATGCCCTTTGATG GCAACAAGTGGAACTTCAAGAAGATGGTCAGCTATAAGGAGATGCTAGACACTGTCCGGCAGCAGTGGCCTGAGCTGGAGAAGCTGCCAGAGGAGGAATCCAGCACAGCCAAG GCCTTTAAAATCCCTGGCTTCCAAGGCCAGATCAGCTTCATCACATCCATGTCTGAGCATTTCTGTGGGACCTGCAACCGCCTGCGAATCACAGCTGATGGGAACCTCAAG GTCTGCCTCTTTGGAAACTCTGAGGTATCCCTGCGGGATCACCTGCGAGCTGGGGCCTCCGAGCAGGAGCTGCTGAGAATCATTGGGGCTGCCGTGGGCAGGAAGAAGCGGCAGCATGCAG AGTTATTTTTGATGTTCCACGATTCCCCACCAGGCAATCCAAGCATTTCCTCCTGGGACCCCCTCCATGTTCAGGGTCTAAGACCCAGAATGAGTTTCTCCAGCCAGATGGCCACTTTATGGAAAGGATACAGAGTCCCCCAGACCCCTCCTCTAGCTCAGCAGCGGCTGGGGTCTGGCTCCTTTCAGAGACACTACACTTCCCATGCAGACTCAGATGCCAACTCAAAGTGCCTTAGCCCAGGTTCCTGGGCTCCTGCTGCCCCCTCAGGACCCCAGCTAACCTCAGAACAACTAACTCATGTGAACTCGGAAGGACGGGCAGCTATGGTAGATGTGGGcaggaagccagacacagagcGGGTGGCTGTGGCTTCAGCCGTGGTCCTCCTGGGACCCGTAGCCTTCAAGCTTGTCCAGCAGAACCAGCTCAAGAAAGGAGATGCCCTGGTGGTGGCCCAGCTGGCTGGAGTCCAGGCAGCCAAGGTGACCAGCCAGCTGATCCCTCTGTGCCACCACGTGGCCCTGAGCCACATCCAGGTGCAGCTGGAGCTGGACAGCACGCACCATGCCGTGAAGATCCAGGCATCTTGCCGGGCTCGGGGCCCCACCGGGGTGGAGATGGAGGCCCTGACCTCTGCTGCAGTGGCCGCCCTCACCCTGTATGACATGTGCAAGGCTGTCAGCAGGGACATCGTGTTGGAGGAGATCAAGCTCATTAGCAAGACTGGCGGTCAGCGCGGGGACTTCCATCGGGCTTAG
- the MOCS1 gene encoding molybdenum cofactor biosynthesis protein 1 isoform X2, whose translation MAARPLSRMLRRLLRSSARSCSSGAPVTQPRPGESARAASEELSRRRQFLREHAAPFSAFLTDTFGRQHSYLRISLTEKCNLRCQYCMPEEGVLLTPKANLLTTEEILTLAQLFVKEGVDKIRLTGGEPLIRPDVVDIVAQLQRLEGLRTIGVTTNGINLARLLPQLQKAGLSAINISLDTLVPAKFEFIVRRKGFHKVMEGIHKAIELGYNPVKVNCVVMRGLNEDELLDFAALTEGLPLDVRFIEYMPFDGNKWNFKKMVSYKEMLDTVRQQWPELEKLPEEESSTAKAFKIPGFQGQISFITSMSEHFCGTCNRLRITADGNLKVCLFGNSEVSLRDHLRAGASEQELLRIIGAAVGRKKRQHAELFLMFHDSPPGNPSISSWDPLHVQGLRPRMSFSSQMATLWKGYRVPQTPPLAQQRLGSGSFQRHYTSHADSDANSKCLSPGSWAPAAPSGPQLTSEQLTHVNSEGRAAMVDVGRKPDTERVAVASAVVLLGPVAFKLVQQNQLKKGDALVVAQLAGVQAAKVTSQLIPLCHHVALSHIQVQLELDSTHHAVKIQASCRARGPTGVEMEALTSAAVAALTLYDMCKAVSRDIVLEEIKLISKTGGQRGDFHRA comes from the exons GAGCTGTCCAGGCGGAGGCAGTTCCTGAGGGAGCATGCGGCCCCCTTCTCCGCCTTCCTCACAGACACCTTCGGCCGGCAGCACAGCTACCTGCGGATCTCACTCACGGAGAAGTGCAACCTCAGAT GTCAGTATTGCATGCCTGAGGAGGGCGTCCTGCTGACCCCCAAAGCCAACCTGCTGACCACAGAGGAGATCCTGACCCTCGCCCAGCTCTTTGTGAAGGAAGGCGTCGACAAGATCCGGCTCACAGGTGGAGAGCCGCTCATCCGGCCAGACGTGGTGGACATTGTGG CCCAGCTCCAGCGGCTGGAAGGGCTGAGGACCATAGGTGTTACCACCAACGGCATCAACCTGGCCCGGCTGCTGCCCCAGCTTCAGAAGGCTGGTCTCAGTGCCATCAACATCAGCCTGGACACCCTGGTGCCTGCCAAGTTTGAGTTCATCGTCCGCAGGAAAG GCTTCCACAAGGTCATGGAGGGCATCCACAAGGCCATCGAGCTGGGCTACAACCCTGTGAAG GTGAACTGTGTGGTGATGCGAGGCCTTAACGAGGATGAACTCCTGGACTTTGCGGCCTTGACCGAGGGCCTCCCCCTGGACGTGCGCTTCATAGAGTACATGCCCTTTGATG GCAACAAGTGGAACTTCAAGAAGATGGTCAGCTATAAGGAGATGCTAGACACTGTCCGGCAGCAGTGGCCTGAGCTGGAGAAGCTGCCAGAGGAGGAATCCAGCACAGCCAAG GCCTTTAAAATCCCTGGCTTCCAAGGCCAGATCAGCTTCATCACATCCATGTCTGAGCATTTCTGTGGGACCTGCAACCGCCTGCGAATCACAGCTGATGGGAACCTCAAG GTCTGCCTCTTTGGAAACTCTGAGGTATCCCTGCGGGATCACCTGCGAGCTGGGGCCTCCGAGCAGGAGCTGCTGAGAATCATTGGGGCTGCCGTGGGCAGGAAGAAGCGGCAGCATGCAG AGTTATTTTTGATGTTCCACGATTCCCCACCAGGCAATCCAAGCATTTCCTCCTGGGACCCCCTCCATGTTCAGGGTCTAAGACCCAGAATGAGTTTCTCCAGCCAGATGGCCACTTTATGGAAAGGATACAGAGTCCCCCAGACCCCTCCTCTAGCTCAGCAGCGGCTGGGGTCTGGCTCCTTTCAGAGACACTACACTTCCCATGCAGACTCAGATGCCAACTCAAAGTGCCTTAGCCCAGGTTCCTGGGCTCCTGCTGCCCCCTCAGGACCCCAGCTAACCTCAGAACAACTAACTCATGTGAACTCGGAAGGACGGGCAGCTATGGTAGATGTGGGcaggaagccagacacagagcGGGTGGCTGTGGCTTCAGCCGTGGTCCTCCTGGGACCCGTAGCCTTCAAGCTTGTCCAGCAGAACCAGCTCAAGAAAGGAGATGCCCTGGTGGTGGCCCAGCTGGCTGGAGTCCAGGCAGCCAAGGTGACCAGCCAGCTGATCCCTCTGTGCCACCACGTGGCCCTGAGCCACATCCAGGTGCAGCTGGAGCTGGACAGCACGCACCATGCCGTGAAGATCCAGGCATCTTGCCGGGCTCGGGGCCCCACCGGGGTGGAGATGGAGGCCCTGACCTCTGCTGCAGTGGCCGCCCTCACCCTGTATGACATGTGCAAGGCTGTCAGCAGGGACATCGTGTTGGAGGAGATCAAGCTCATTAGCAAGACTGGCGGTCAGCGCGGGGACTTCCATCGGGCTTAG